A single window of Desulfobulbaceae bacterium DNA harbors:
- a CDS encoding purine-binding chemotaxis protein CheW: MANTEDLDLDDDLYDDDEDTQKDKFLTFHLAGEDYGIAIAHVTEIIGIQKITEVPDMPDFVIGVINLRGNVIPVMDVRLRFGLAERKYDERTCIIVVEINGTSVGLVVDQVNEVVDIPEDQVEPAPKTGKSSASSFIAGMGKMGDDVKILLKVDKLIFNTPDQVSEET; the protein is encoded by the coding sequence AGACACCCAAAAAGACAAGTTTCTCACCTTTCATCTGGCTGGAGAAGACTACGGGATTGCAATTGCCCATGTCACCGAAATCATCGGCATTCAAAAGATCACTGAAGTCCCGGACATGCCGGATTTCGTAATAGGAGTGATCAATTTGCGCGGCAATGTTATTCCGGTGATGGATGTCCGTCTACGATTCGGGTTGGCGGAAAGAAAGTACGATGAACGGACCTGCATAATTGTGGTTGAAATTAACGGTACATCTGTCGGCCTTGTTGTTGATCAGGTGAACGAGGTCGTCGACATCCCTGAGGATCAAGTGGAACCAGCACCAAAAACCGGTAAATCATCAGCTAGCAGTTTCATTGCCGGAATGGGTAAAATGGGTGACGATGTAAAAATTCTACTCAAGGTCGACAAGCTGATTTTTAATACTCCCGACCAGGTAAGCGAAGAGACCTAA
- a CDS encoding MCP four helix bundle domain-containing protein, giving the protein MKIFGKLTGSFAIVAAICAVVGTVGWMGINSTEKGLIEIAEVRLPSIHGLGLMMESMNAIKSAERTMIISALSAKERAHEVDNLDERWAEFQKGFDIYAPLPQVPEEAKIWDKYLPALETWKKEHQKLVEQVTKVKLDDVESLEAVLVQRQLDHIKWVYALGVAVDRKTHFDGQLDPKLCGFGKWQSTFSSGDVAFNKIVERFSAPHEKLHAFGGKLNALIDQKNYDATMTMFDQEVTPALADIEALFEEALADVRADIVSLDAAKDIGFGSEQAAFSENMKYLDAIIEINEKTSEEVSHAAIATAERSKITAIIAVALGSILALAFGFFLSKSISGPLRKSVTMLEEMEKGHLNDRLNMKRSDEIGQMATTMDQFADSLQGETVKALIMLANADLTFNAKPKDQQDEIGTALKKAGDDLNSVVIQILAASEQIASGANQVADSSQALSQGATESAASLEQITSSMTELASQTTTNAENANQANQLAQQARKDAERGDTHMDELVSAMAEINASGQNISKIIKVIDEIAFQTNLLALNAAVEAARAGRHGKGFAVVAEEVRNLAARSAKAARETSELIEGSVEKAKNGSSIADQTATALKEIVSGATKVTDLVGEIAAASNEQANGISQINQGLSQIDQVTQQNTASAEQGAAAAEELSSQAVHLKTMLSRFKVRGGRQSTNAQPKLPHSSLGKDDKQSGWGQEQFTSNPKPSEIIALDDGEFGKF; this is encoded by the coding sequence ATGAAAATTTTTGGAAAACTTACAGGATCGTTTGCAATTGTTGCTGCAATCTGCGCAGTTGTCGGCACAGTCGGCTGGATGGGAATCAACTCCACCGAAAAGGGGCTTATTGAGATCGCAGAAGTCCGTCTACCTTCTATTCATGGTCTCGGCTTAATGATGGAATCGATGAATGCCATCAAGTCTGCCGAACGTACCATGATCATCTCAGCACTTTCAGCAAAAGAACGGGCGCATGAAGTAGACAATTTAGATGAACGCTGGGCAGAGTTCCAAAAAGGCTTTGATATCTACGCCCCACTCCCGCAGGTTCCAGAGGAAGCAAAAATTTGGGACAAATATCTTCCAGCCCTCGAAACATGGAAAAAAGAGCATCAAAAGCTGGTGGAACAAGTAACAAAAGTGAAACTTGACGATGTCGAATCGCTGGAAGCCGTTCTGGTACAGAGACAGCTCGACCATATCAAATGGGTTTACGCCCTGGGCGTTGCCGTTGATCGAAAAACCCATTTTGACGGACAGCTTGACCCCAAACTGTGCGGATTCGGCAAATGGCAGTCGACCTTCTCTTCTGGCGATGTCGCTTTTAACAAGATCGTCGAGCGCTTCTCAGCACCCCACGAAAAACTCCATGCCTTTGGCGGCAAACTCAATGCCTTAATTGACCAGAAAAATTACGACGCAACCATGACCATGTTTGACCAGGAAGTTACGCCCGCCCTGGCCGATATCGAGGCGCTTTTCGAAGAGGCCCTGGCAGATGTAAGAGCTGACATCGTCTCTCTTGATGCCGCCAAAGATATTGGCTTCGGTTCAGAACAGGCAGCATTTAGTGAAAACATGAAATACCTGGATGCCATTATCGAAATTAATGAAAAAACTTCCGAAGAGGTCAGCCACGCTGCCATAGCCACAGCAGAGCGCAGCAAAATTACAGCAATCATCGCAGTTGCCCTTGGCTCGATTCTAGCGCTGGCCTTTGGTTTTTTTCTATCCAAAAGTATCTCCGGCCCCTTGAGAAAATCCGTTACGATGCTTGAAGAGATGGAGAAGGGCCACCTTAACGATCGCCTCAACATGAAGCGCAGCGATGAGATTGGCCAGATGGCAACCACAATGGATCAATTTGCCGACAGCCTTCAAGGTGAAACCGTAAAAGCCCTGATTATGCTTGCCAATGCAGACCTGACCTTTAATGCAAAGCCAAAAGACCAGCAGGATGAAATTGGTACTGCCTTAAAAAAAGCCGGCGATGATTTAAACAGCGTTGTGATTCAAATACTTGCCGCCTCAGAGCAAATTGCCAGTGGTGCAAACCAGGTTGCCGATTCAAGCCAAGCCCTCTCGCAGGGTGCCACAGAATCCGCTGCTTCACTTGAACAGATTACCAGTTCCATGACCGAACTTGCCTCACAAACCACCACTAATGCAGAAAACGCCAACCAGGCTAACCAGTTGGCACAACAGGCCAGAAAGGATGCTGAGCGTGGGGATACCCATATGGATGAATTAGTCTCTGCCATGGCTGAGATTAATGCCTCCGGCCAAAATATCTCAAAAATAATTAAGGTTATTGACGAGATAGCCTTTCAAACGAACTTACTGGCCTTAAACGCCGCCGTTGAAGCTGCGCGGGCGGGACGACACGGCAAAGGCTTTGCGGTGGTTGCCGAAGAGGTTCGTAATCTTGCCGCCAGAAGCGCCAAAGCTGCTCGTGAAACCTCGGAACTGATCGAAGGATCAGTCGAAAAGGCTAAAAATGGCTCTTCAATTGCCGATCAAACAGCCACTGCCTTAAAAGAGATTGTCAGCGGTGCCACTAAGGTCACTGATTTAGTAGGCGAAATTGCCGCAGCATCCAATGAGCAGGCCAACGGCATTTCCCAGATCAATCAGGGACTTAGCCAAATCGACCAGGTGACGCAGCAAAATACGGCCTCAGCCGAACAGGGTGCAGCAGCAGCCGAAGAACTTTCCAGTCAGGCCGTTCATCTTAAGACCATGCTTTCACGATTTAAAGTGCGTGGCGGAAGACAATCAACCAACGCCCAGCCAAAATTACCCCACAGTTCACTTGGAAAAGATGACAAACAAAGCGGTTGGGGCCAAGAACAGTTCACTTCAAATCCCAAACCAAGTGAGATTATCGCCCTTGATGATGGGGAGTTTGGTAAGTTTTAA
- a CDS encoding protein-glutamate O-methyltransferase CheR has protein sequence MESTAVRARPPENSGEYASPTMMTISNSEFNQLREFVYDKFGINLTEQKRSLVVGRLQKYIQSIGHSSFDSYFSYLTADKSFKAHDELINRISTNFSYFYRENAHFDFFTTKALPELIRSLKLKNSKDIRIWTAGCSTGEEPYMLLMLMMEYLGIDYPNWNAGLLATDISNNVLTFARQALYPADRTTKVPKNILSKYFTKRPDNMMAVSEKVKKELTLRRFNLMNTVFPFKEPFHMIFCRNVMIYFDKPTRDTLVAKYHKALAPGGYLFIGHSETIGREQSIFKYIMPACYQKI, from the coding sequence ATGGAATCCACAGCAGTACGAGCTCGGCCTCCTGAAAACTCAGGTGAGTACGCGTCGCCAACGATGATGACGATCAGTAACAGCGAGTTCAACCAGCTTCGTGAATTCGTTTACGACAAGTTCGGCATAAATCTTACAGAACAGAAACGTTCACTCGTTGTGGGCCGACTGCAAAAATATATTCAGAGCATAGGCCACAGTTCATTTGACAGTTACTTTAGCTACTTAACCGCCGATAAATCATTTAAAGCCCACGATGAACTGATCAACAGAATATCGACAAATTTTTCATATTTCTACAGGGAAAACGCCCATTTTGACTTTTTTACAACGAAGGCCTTGCCGGAATTAATCAGATCCCTTAAGTTGAAAAACTCAAAAGACATTCGAATCTGGACCGCAGGGTGCTCAACCGGGGAAGAGCCGTATATGTTACTCATGTTGATGATGGAATATCTTGGTATTGACTACCCAAACTGGAATGCTGGGCTTTTGGCCACCGATATTTCAAACAATGTTCTAACCTTTGCCAGGCAGGCTCTATACCCTGCAGACCGGACAACAAAAGTGCCTAAAAATATCTTGTCTAAATACTTCACAAAAAGGCCTGACAATATGATGGCTGTTAGTGAAAAAGTTAAAAAAGAGCTCACCCTGCGTCGGTTTAATCTTATGAATACCGTGTTTCCATTTAAGGAGCCTTTTCATATGATTTTTTGTCGCAATGTAATGATTTATTTTGACAAGCCAACCCGAGACACACTGGTAGCAAAATACCACAAGGCTCTAGCTCCTGGAGGGTATTTATTTATAGGTCATTCTGAGACAATAGGCCGCGAACAAAGCATTTTCAAATATATCATGCCTGCCTGTTACCAAAAGATATAG